From the genome of Candidatus Hadarchaeales archaeon, one region includes:
- the glmM gene encoding phosphoglucosamine mutase, with protein MKKRLFGTRGIRGPVHVKVSPELTFKLGLALAELTGGGEVVVGRDTRVTGEMLFSAFSAGLMAGGSDVLDVGIVPSPCLAFATKKLGASAGTMITASHNPPTDNGLTFYTENGSEFTSEREVELERLVLDVQPKMVEWMNVGSVHKIDITEEYITDIEKKVKVDGSVKVVVDPANGAASGITPVLLRRLGCEVVTINSHPDGHFPGRPAEPQPWNLGELMAVVKKVGADLGIAHDGDADRLAVIDENGDFIKHDTLIAFFAQKIVRERGGGIVITSVNTSKSIEEVVQRMGGKVIRVPLGAFTEGLIEHQACFAGEPGKLVFLEHGMWADGIFSAAKVVELISKERKPISRIFKESVPDYPMYHEDFHCRDEMKPYFMEHMKRHVLKEIGDVEKIIDIDGVRIERKNGSWVLVRVSGTEPKARVVIEGRSLEELEDLKNKIVEEARRFLDARMR; from the coding sequence ATGAAAAAAAGGCTCTTTGGAACCAGAGGGATAAGAGGACCAGTTCATGTCAAGGTTTCACCGGAGCTTACTTTCAAATTAGGACTTGCGCTCGCCGAGTTGACCGGCGGTGGCGAGGTTGTGGTCGGAAGGGACACGAGGGTTACTGGGGAGATGCTTTTTTCAGCGTTTTCGGCGGGATTGATGGCTGGCGGATCCGATGTGCTTGATGTTGGAATTGTTCCCTCGCCATGCTTGGCTTTCGCGACGAAGAAGCTTGGGGCGTCGGCTGGCACGATGATAACAGCCTCCCATAATCCGCCGACGGACAACGGTCTGACGTTCTACACCGAGAATGGGTCTGAATTCACAAGCGAGAGGGAAGTCGAGCTTGAAAGGCTCGTCCTAGATGTTCAACCAAAAATGGTGGAGTGGATGAATGTTGGAAGCGTCCACAAGATCGACATCACTGAAGAATACATCACGGATATCGAGAAGAAAGTAAAGGTCGATGGGAGTGTGAAGGTGGTTGTGGATCCGGCAAATGGAGCAGCATCAGGGATCACCCCTGTCCTTCTTAGGAGACTTGGGTGTGAGGTCGTAACTATAAACTCTCATCCAGATGGTCACTTCCCGGGCAGACCTGCAGAGCCTCAGCCGTGGAACCTTGGAGAGCTGATGGCGGTCGTCAAGAAGGTGGGCGCAGATCTTGGAATAGCACACGATGGAGATGCTGATAGATTGGCCGTTATCGATGAGAATGGAGATTTCATCAAGCATGATACGTTAATTGCTTTCTTTGCGCAGAAGATTGTAAGAGAAAGAGGTGGTGGGATAGTAATCACAAGTGTAAACACTTCTAAATCGATCGAAGAAGTTGTCCAACGGATGGGTGGGAAGGTCATCAGAGTTCCGCTTGGCGCGTTTACGGAAGGATTGATCGAACACCAGGCTTGCTTCGCTGGGGAACCGGGGAAGCTCGTGTTCCTTGAGCATGGGATGTGGGCGGACGGGATTTTTTCGGCAGCCAAAGTCGTCGAATTGATTTCCAAAGAAAGAAAACCGATTTCACGTATTTTCAAGGAAAGCGTTCCGGACTATCCCATGTATCATGAAGATTTCCACTGTCGGGACGAGATGAAGCCCTACTTCATGGAACACATGAAGAGGCATGTTTTGAAAGAGATCGGAGATGTAGAGAAGATAATTGATATTGACGGTGTGCGCATTGAAAGAAAAAACGGAAGTTGGGTCCTAGTGAGAGTTTCCGGGACTGAACCAAAAGCGAGAGTCGTCATAGAGGGCAGAAGTTTGGAGGAGCTCGAGGATTTGAAGAATAAAATAGTTGAAGAGGCTAGGAGATTTCTCGATGCGAGGATGAGATGA
- the pdxT gene encoding pyridoxal 5'-phosphate synthase glutaminase subunit PdxT, whose protein sequence is MKPIRICVIGLQGAVEEHIEMTKKTMQKMGIEGEVIWARNVEDLLDCSGIIIPGGESTTIGKLMQTSQMFETVRKLGLSGTPVFGTCAGMIILAKKGDEQVERTGQPLLGLMDMEVVRNAFGRQRESFEADIEIPIIEGGLFRAVFIRAPAVKRVWGDARVIAEFGGRIVGVLQKNFLALAFHPELTDDTRLHEFFLKMCLKPPA, encoded by the coding sequence GTGAAACCCATTAGAATCTGTGTGATTGGCTTGCAGGGCGCAGTTGAGGAGCACATCGAAATGACGAAGAAAACCATGCAGAAGATGGGAATAGAAGGTGAAGTCATCTGGGCACGCAACGTAGAAGATCTCCTCGATTGCTCGGGTATAATCATCCCTGGTGGCGAAAGCACAACGATAGGCAAACTCATGCAAACTTCCCAAATGTTTGAAACGGTCAGGAAACTCGGGTTGTCTGGGACTCCAGTCTTTGGGACGTGTGCTGGGATGATCATTTTGGCGAAAAAGGGGGATGAGCAGGTGGAAAGAACCGGTCAGCCCCTCTTAGGTCTTATGGATATGGAGGTTGTGCGAAACGCATTCGGCAGACAGAGAGAATCCTTTGAAGCCGACATAGAAATCCCGATCATCGAGGGTGGACTCTTCAGGGCGGTTTTCATAAGGGCTCCGGCTGTCAAAAGAGTCTGGGGAGACGCCAGAGTTATCGCAGAGTTTGGCGGAAGGATTGTAGGAGTTTTGCAGAAGAACTTTCTCGCCCTCGCTTTTCATCCCGAGTTAACGGACGACACCAGACTACACGAATTTTTCTTGAAGATGTGTCTAAAGCCCCCAGCTTAG
- a CDS encoding pyridoxamine 5'-phosphate oxidase family protein, with the protein MKFTKKEIDFLEKGEVCRFATTDKNGRPHVVPVCYIFHDNFIYIATDYNTKKYKNVKENPYAALVVDTYKPHRAIVIQGKVEILERGEEFRKIREMFYKRFKWARDDPWDEGEAPILKIVPEKKLSWGL; encoded by the coding sequence ATGAAATTCACAAAGAAGGAAATCGATTTCCTCGAGAAGGGCGAGGTCTGTAGGTTCGCGACAACCGATAAAAATGGAAGACCACATGTTGTTCCGGTTTGCTACATCTTTCATGACAATTTTATCTACATAGCCACCGATTACAACACAAAGAAATACAAGAATGTGAAAGAGAACCCTTATGCAGCTTTGGTTGTAGACACCTACAAACCACACAGAGCAATCGTCATACAGGGGAAAGTGGAGATTTTGGAAAGGGGAGAGGAATTCAGAAAAATCCGTGAGATGTTTTACAAGAGGTTCAAATGGGCGAGGGACGATCCGTGGGATGAGGGAGAAGCCCCCATCTTGAAAATCGTTCCCGAGAAGAAGCTAAGCTGGGGGCTTTAG